TCGAGAGAACACCTGTAAATTTAAGGCGGAGCCTAAGGTCAGCGACAGTCGAAACTTGTCTTTGGCGAAGTACAGCGTCCTATCTTCAGAGGAGGTCAAGGAATTGACTAAAGCAGAACGGTTGAAATACGAACATTCTCAGCATGAAAAAAAACAGAAACTGTCAAATCCGAATTTTCATGTTTCTAAAACACGTTTGTGCGTTAGAAACTTGCCCAAGTCATTTGATGAAAAAAAGTTGAAACTTGTCTTTAGAAACGCGGCAACGCTTCCTACTCTGCCTCCACCCAGGTTTCACCAAGTGAAGATCGTACGCAATAAGCTCGAAGGAAACAAAAGCCGGGGGTATGGCTTCGTCGAATTCATGAACCATGCCCACGCAAAAGCAGCTCTATTGGCTTTGCATAATAAAACTTGCGCTGAAGCGAACGGCAATCGGTTGTTTGTTGAATTCGCAATTGAAAATATGAGGGTACTTTTTAGTAGAAAACTGCAGCTAGCAAGACAAAAGGAGTTCAAAAAACCAGCGGACTCGAACGGTGACTCATCGAATACGCCCGAGACCGAAGTCCTGGCAAAAGGAAGAGGCCGGCCACTATCAAAAAAACGCAAGAGGGGGGAAACACAGAAGACGAATTACAATAAAGACGACTTTGACGACGCTTCAACTAAGCGTGCAAAAAGAGTAAAGCAGAATTCCTCCTCAATAAAGCCTTCAAAAACCGTCCTTTCCAAAGATCATATCTCGAGCAACAGAGGCAGCAAGAGCGTTGAGGCCAAGAAAAAACTGACGAAACAGGCGATGCGGTTACTCGCAAAGCGCCGATTTCTAAATCAGGTCAGAAAAAGAAACAAGAAGGTGCTCTGAATCTGCTCGAACAAGCCATCAGAacgtatacaaaattaaaaaaaatacaaaaaatgccaAACGTCAATCTATATTTACATGATCACAAAATATGCAaggcaaaataagaaaaaagtcgtGCTTGCCCGCGCGCAAGAAGTATCACTATCTATTCTCTATCGTGGTAGCTATCAGTTGCTTACCTGTTTAGCTGTATGCTCTTATTGTCTTGCTTCTCTATGTCGAGCCAAAACCGCCTTTTTATACTCCTCTTTTTCATCCCACAGGGCCGCCGCATACGCATTGTATGGACTTGAATTATTCGGGTCGGCCAAGAGGGTCTGAATAGATAGCAAAATACTACTTACATTTTGCACTGGACTCCATTTTTCTTTTAGAATATCTAAACAAATATTTCCGTTTTGATCTACATTGGGATGAAAGCACGGCGTTTCGAAGCAAACCACTGGCGCCGTAAGAGGATAAGTGGGGCTAAATTCAATTGTCAACTTGTATTCAAGTCCTTCGTAGACCTGTTAAAATATAAAACGTCAAAAAAACGGATCAAACTTGCAGCCGGGACATGTGGCACTCTTACGCtataattttatgaaatttcaacGTACCGTTCCGTCCACACCTCTGATACTCGCAATCCATTTAAACAAATTGTCGCCGTTTGGGAAAGCAGATATGCCAGGAACTTGATTTTTCTGAATCACCAAATTAGCTTTTTTTTCTACTATGCTGAATGTGTCGAGCCCACTTAAAACATACCATCATATTCATGAGCTCTACCTGTAGTCTAAGAACGAGGTAATAAAAAAGATCAGACGCCTGACGTGGCGAAAGCATATAGACCCAGTATGCGCGGAATGTACCTCTTACTGACTGCTTGAAGGCCTACAGAGGATTTTGAGTGGTCAGCATTGTGCCTGGATAGAGTGATAGTCATATCTTCGTAGAATAAAATGATTAAGTCGCTGAAGAAAATCAGGGGAAAAGCTTCCAACGGCTAGTTGAGAAAATTTTAGATAACTTTTGATGGTAATTGAAATTTACGGGAATCTATACTTTTGAAAGAGAACACAGTATTTATCTAATTTTTACTATTACACATCGGTACTATTGCTCGGTCGCACCCGAAAGTTCTATGTTTTATTTGCGTCAATTCCTCCCTAGCTTCCTCCTCAGGAACCGTTGAAGTTTCAGCCTTTTACGTCGTTTATGcttgttcattttggtttttctctTGCGGAGTGTACTTGCtccatacaaaactttttt
The sequence above is a segment of the Schistocerca gregaria isolate iqSchGreg1 unplaced genomic scaffold, iqSchGreg1.2 ptg000599l, whole genome shotgun sequence genome. Coding sequences within it:
- the LOC126316787 gene encoding probable ubiquitin-conjugating enzyme E2 C, giving the protein MTITLSRHNADHSKSSVGLQAVSKRLQVELMNMMKNQVPGISAFPNGDNLFKWIASIRGVDGTVYEGLEYKLTIEFSPTYPLTAPVVCFETPCFHPNVDQNGNICLDILKEKWSPVQNVSSILLSIQTLLADPNNSSPYNAYAAALWDEKEEYKKAVLARHREARQ